From Sporolactobacillus pectinivorans:
AGTTCAGCATTTCTTTACTTTTTCACTCATTTAATATGTGTCTGCATCTCTGAACAGGAATTGTAATTTTTGTAAAATTCATTGACATAAAGCTAGGATGAAAGGATGAATCTGATAAAGAGGAGAATTTGTGCATCAGAATATAGAGAGTTGATATTGCTTATGGAACCGTTTTTAACGCGCTATTACAGCTTTTTAGCAAATTCAGATGATTATATTATTACCTGAATTTACCTGATTCGTTAATTCTAAAATGAGCAGTTTAAACTTTGTGTAACTCGACAAAAATTATTTCTTTTGCTTTGTGCCCTGAATATTTTAAGACACCGACGGCAGTTCATTTAACCGAATTGTAGACGAGTACACACATTGATCATGAGATATTTGCTGCCAAACCAATTATCCTCTATTATTTCACTTAGAAATTTCAATACCGCCATAAAAAGGATCAGCATTGTTTTCTTTACCCCAAGAACGGTCACCATAAGAATAGTGCCACCATTCTGTAGGATTTTGAGTAAATCCCGCCTCCTCCATTTTCCCACGAAGAAATCGCCGATGATCACGGGCTAGAAGCTCCATGTCTGTCAGGTCGGTTCTTCCTTCAAAATAATCTGAATGGGCTCGTTCGGTGAAATCATCGAATCCCGTACCCATCTCAATCCAATTTTGATCATTTGAAAGGGTCAGGTCGATAGCTGCCCCTGTATAATGGGGCGCTGGTTTTAAAGGATCTTTTGATGGATAAGCAACAAAGCCGACAATGATTTCCTTAATCTTTTCTTCAGAATATCCCAAGCTGCGAAACTGACGGATAGCCCGCTCATAAATATATCGCTGGGTTTCAAATGAGCGCCAGCCGTCAATCAAAACAAAAAATATCCCACTGGGAAGCTGCTTTGCAATATGAATAATCTTCTCAGCTACCCCTTCCCGGAGAAACAAATCTTTCGCTGTGTCTGGAATTTTCTGCATAAAATAGGCTGGATAAATTTTAATTTTGGGCGATACATTGTTCATTGAAACAAGCGGTTCTTCCTGCTTCAGCAGATCATTTTTCGCTGTGGACAATTCTGTCACTCCTAAAAATAAAATATCAAATTTTTAAGGGAAATGCTCACATTTAGTTTAGAATACTCTCAATTTATTTTCCGTAGTGCGCTGTTCAACCCATAAAAACTTAAAATAAACCTGAGACTGTTTAAATTCCGAATTTCCCGGAAGGGTCTGACAATCATTTTCACTACTTAAAATCTATTCTAAAAAAAGGCTGACGCAGAAAAAGGAAGGTCACTTAAACCTTCCTTCATGATCATCCACTGTAATGAAACACGGCTGATCTTAGACGTTTGCCGATAGTCCGGCTTCCTTTATTTCTCTGGAAACGAGATACCCCTCGGCTTTAAGCAGCTCTGCAGTGAGCAATCCCCCGCCCGCTGCTCCTCTTATTGTATTATGCGACAGGCATACAAATTTATAGTCAAATAGGGTGTCTTCTCTCAGTCTGCCGATCGTGATGCCCATTCCTTTTTCATAATCTCTGTCAAGATACGTCTGAGGCCTGTCATCTTCAGTCATATATTTCAGAAATTGTTTTGGCGCACTGGGCAAGCCTAATTCCTGCGGTCTTCCGCAATATGAAGACCATCGTTCAAGGATTTGTTCCTTTGACGGTTTATGTTTAAAGCTAACGAATACCGAAGCAAGATGGCCCTCCGAAACAGGGACTCTGATACATTGAGTGGTTATATTGGGAGAAGAGGCATTCACAATGCCGCCATCCTGAATTTCCCCCCATATTTTCAAAGGTTCCTTTTCGCTTTTTTCTTCTTCGCCGCCTATAAAAGGAATGACATTATCCTTCATTTCAGGCCAGTCTTTGAATGTTTTTCCAGCACCTGAAATCGCCTGATAGGTGGATACAACCACATTCAAGGGTTCGAACTCTTTTAGTGCAGACAATGGCGGCACATAACTTTGGATCGAGCAATTTGGTTTCACTGCTATAAAACCATACTTCGTGCCCAGGCGTTTTTTCTGACTTTCAATGATCTTCAAATGATCACTGTTGATTTCCGGGATAACCATAGGGACATCCGGTGTCATTCGATAAGCAGAATTGTTCGATATCACAGGGACTTCCGCTTTAGCATACTTTTCTTCCAATTCCTTTATTTCACTCTTCGGCATGTTAACCGCACAAAATACAAAATCAACTTCGCTGCTGATTTCATCCACTTCATATACATTTTTCACTTGAATATCTTTCACTGAATCCGGCATGGGAACATTCAGTTTCCATCGATTCTTTACCGCTTCTTCATATGACTTGCCGGCCGATCTGTGGCTTGCTGCTATTGATGCCACTTTAAAAAAGGGATGGTTTTCCAGCAGGGTT
This genomic window contains:
- a CDS encoding M15 family metallopeptidase codes for the protein MSTAKNDLLKQEEPLVSMNNVSPKIKIYPAYFMQKIPDTAKDLFLREGVAEKIIHIAKQLPSGIFFVLIDGWRSFETQRYIYERAIRQFRSLGYSEEKIKEIIVGFVAYPSKDPLKPAPHYTGAAIDLTLSNDQNWIEMGTGFDDFTERAHSDYFEGRTDLTDMELLARDHRRFLRGKMEEAGFTQNPTEWWHYSYGDRSWGKENNADPFYGGIEISK
- the asd gene encoding aspartate-semialdehyde dehydrogenase codes for the protein MEDNRLKVGILGGTGYVGQRFITLLENHPFFKVASIAASHRSAGKSYEEAVKNRWKLNVPMPDSVKDIQVKNVYEVDEISSEVDFVFCAVNMPKSEIKELEEKYAKAEVPVISNNSAYRMTPDVPMVIPEINSDHLKIIESQKKRLGTKYGFIAVKPNCSIQSYVPPLSALKEFEPLNVVVSTYQAISGAGKTFKDWPEMKDNVIPFIGGEEEKSEKEPLKIWGEIQDGGIVNASSPNITTQCIRVPVSEGHLASVFVSFKHKPSKEQILERWSSYCGRPQELGLPSAPKQFLKYMTEDDRPQTYLDRDYEKGMGITIGRLREDTLFDYKFVCLSHNTIRGAAGGGLLTAELLKAEGYLVSREIKEAGLSANV